The following proteins come from a genomic window of Leguminivora glycinivorella isolate SPB_JAAS2020 chromosome 6, LegGlyc_1.1, whole genome shotgun sequence:
- the LOC125227352 gene encoding probable nuclear hormone receptor HR38 isoform X1: MRILLSELGLSGACFGLTLEPRAALDPDRDRHGDKPAPGPSAIEPRSPNAFTSNSTSMLLLQTHSNYGSSFTDLLSPQYQDDSSEILEENLDPFPDVEFHAPIPPEIKSHRTTPVSETPSPTLGPALPSFEETYSVRYPKPEMAEFGLKMEEDCYNVSAYSHQGHASTHVLYQYQPSIPYVPSPYYAPPQQCSPTFDTGGVAHNQDSYSLPPFSSSVDLHVTTDQNRQRRASLPVQRSESNSSNDSPKLHGPKVHCMQASAPSSASSSPGGVPPDGGLRAAPPSPSQLCAVCGDTAACQHYGVRTCEGCKGFFKRTVQKGSKYVCLAEKSCPVDKRRRNRCQFCRFQKCLNVGMVKEVVRTDSLKGRRGRLPSKPKCPQESPPSPPISLITALVRAHVDTSPDFSNLDYSQYREPNIMEPLMSDSEVIQQFYSILTTSIDMIKVFAEKVPGYAELCVEDRDQLFASARLELFVLRLAYRTRPEDTKLTFCNGLVLDKRQCQRSFGDWLHAVLDFSNTLHSMDIDISTFACLCALTLITERHGLKETRRVEELQMRIIGCLRAHMPHGGGGGAGGGGAPHFSRVLGALPELRSLSVQGLQRIFYLKLEDLVPAPPLIENMFRASLPF; encoded by the exons ATGAGGATCCTGCTGAGCGAGCTGGGACTGTCTGGCGCGTGCTTCGGCCTGACCCTGGAGCCGCGCGCCGCTCTGGACCCCGACCGCGACCGCCACGGCGACAAGCCAGCGCCAG GGCCGAGCGCCATAGAGCCGCGCTCGCCAAACGCTTTCACGTCCAACTCTACCAGCATGCTACTGCTGCAGACACAC AGCAACTACGGTTCGTCCTTCACTGATTTACTGTCACCTCAATATCAAGACGATTCTTCGGAGATCTTAGAAGAAAACTTAGATCCATTTCCGGACGTCGAGTTTCACGCTCCGATCCCACCTGAAATCAAATCGCATCGCACCACTCCAGTGAGCGAGACCCCCTCGCCGACGCTCGGCCCGGCCCTGCCTAGTTTTGAAGAGACTTATTCAGTTCGCTACCCGAAACCAGAGATGGCCGAATTCGGTTTAAAAATGGAGGAAGACTGCTACAACGTCAGTGCGTATTCCCATCAGGGACACGCTTCTACGCACGTCTTATACCAATACCAACCTTCAATTCCTTATGTTCCTTCGCCATATTACGCACCGCCACAACAGTGCAGTCCTACGTTCGACACTGGCGGCGTGGCCCATAATCAAGACTCATATTCACTGCCCCCATTTTCGAGCTCCGTCGATTTACATGTGACCACGGACCAGAATCGACAGAGAAGAGCCTCGCTGCCAGTACAGCGATCAGAATCTAATAGTTCCAATGACAGCCCGAAGCTTCACGGACCAAAAGTGCACTGTATGCAGGCGTCGGCGCCGAGCTCGGCGTCCAGCTCGCCCGGCGGCGTGCCGCCCGACGGCGGCctgcgcgccgcgccgccgtcGCCCAGCCAGCTCTGTGCCGTGTGCGGCGACACCGCCGCCTGCCAACATTACGGCGTTAGAACTTGCGAAGGTTGCAAAGGCTTCTTCAAACGGACTGTCCAAAAAGGATCCAAATACGTTTGTCTAGCGGAAAAATCTTGCCCCGTAGATAAAAGAAGACGGAATAGATGTCAATTTTGTCGATTCCAAAAATGTCTTAACGTCGGAATGGTCAAGGAAGTCGTACGAACAGATTCATTAAAAGGAAGACGAGGAAGGTTACCTTCGAAGCCAAAATGCCCACAAGAATCGCCCCCGAGTCCGCCCATTTCTCTGATTACCGCCCTCGTAAGAGCGCACGTAGACACTTCGCCAGACTTTTCTAATCTTGATTATTCTCAGTACAGAGAACCTAACATCATGGAACCGCTGATGTCCGACTCGGAAGTAATTCAGCAATTCTATTCAATCCTTACGACATCGATCGATATGATAAAGGTTTTCGCCGAAAAGGTTCCTGGGTATGCAGAACTGTGCGTGGAAGATCGTGATCAACTTTTCGCTTCAGCGCGGCTTGAACTGTTCGTATTGAGACTTGCATACCGCACGAGGCCCGAGGATACGAAGCTAACTTTTTGCAACGGTCTAGTCCTCGACAAGCGACAGTGCCAGCGATCGTTCGGAGACTGGCTGCACGCGGTGCTGGACTTCAGCAACACACTGCACTCAATGGACATCGACATTTCGACCTTCGCGTGCTTGTGCGCCCTCACTCTTATAACag AGAGGCACGGGTTAAAAGAGACGCGGCGGGTGGAAGAGCTGCAGATGCGGATCATCGGGTGCCTGCGCGCGCACATGCCgcacggcggcggcggcggcgcgggcggcggcggcgcgccgcaCTTCTCGCGCGTGCTGGGCGCGCTGCCCGAGCTGCGCTCGCTGTCCGTGCAGGGCCTGCAGCGCATCTTCTACCTGAAGCTCGAGGACCTGGTGCCCGCGCCGCCCCTCATAGAGAACATGTTCCGCGCCAGCCTGCCTTTCTAA
- the LOC125227352 gene encoding probable nuclear hormone receptor HR38 isoform X2 — MRSALLTPSSKHCALRQFQNTRPSAIEPRSPNAFTSNSTSMLLLQTHSNYGSSFTDLLSPQYQDDSSEILEENLDPFPDVEFHAPIPPEIKSHRTTPVSETPSPTLGPALPSFEETYSVRYPKPEMAEFGLKMEEDCYNVSAYSHQGHASTHVLYQYQPSIPYVPSPYYAPPQQCSPTFDTGGVAHNQDSYSLPPFSSSVDLHVTTDQNRQRRASLPVQRSESNSSNDSPKLHGPKVHCMQASAPSSASSSPGGVPPDGGLRAAPPSPSQLCAVCGDTAACQHYGVRTCEGCKGFFKRTVQKGSKYVCLAEKSCPVDKRRRNRCQFCRFQKCLNVGMVKEVVRTDSLKGRRGRLPSKPKCPQESPPSPPISLITALVRAHVDTSPDFSNLDYSQYREPNIMEPLMSDSEVIQQFYSILTTSIDMIKVFAEKVPGYAELCVEDRDQLFASARLELFVLRLAYRTRPEDTKLTFCNGLVLDKRQCQRSFGDWLHAVLDFSNTLHSMDIDISTFACLCALTLITERHGLKETRRVEELQMRIIGCLRAHMPHGGGGGAGGGGAPHFSRVLGALPELRSLSVQGLQRIFYLKLEDLVPAPPLIENMFRASLPF, encoded by the exons ATGCGAAGTGCGCTGCTGACGCCTTCCAGCAAACACTGCGCCCTTAGACAATTCCAAAACACAC GGCCGAGCGCCATAGAGCCGCGCTCGCCAAACGCTTTCACGTCCAACTCTACCAGCATGCTACTGCTGCAGACACAC AGCAACTACGGTTCGTCCTTCACTGATTTACTGTCACCTCAATATCAAGACGATTCTTCGGAGATCTTAGAAGAAAACTTAGATCCATTTCCGGACGTCGAGTTTCACGCTCCGATCCCACCTGAAATCAAATCGCATCGCACCACTCCAGTGAGCGAGACCCCCTCGCCGACGCTCGGCCCGGCCCTGCCTAGTTTTGAAGAGACTTATTCAGTTCGCTACCCGAAACCAGAGATGGCCGAATTCGGTTTAAAAATGGAGGAAGACTGCTACAACGTCAGTGCGTATTCCCATCAGGGACACGCTTCTACGCACGTCTTATACCAATACCAACCTTCAATTCCTTATGTTCCTTCGCCATATTACGCACCGCCACAACAGTGCAGTCCTACGTTCGACACTGGCGGCGTGGCCCATAATCAAGACTCATATTCACTGCCCCCATTTTCGAGCTCCGTCGATTTACATGTGACCACGGACCAGAATCGACAGAGAAGAGCCTCGCTGCCAGTACAGCGATCAGAATCTAATAGTTCCAATGACAGCCCGAAGCTTCACGGACCAAAAGTGCACTGTATGCAGGCGTCGGCGCCGAGCTCGGCGTCCAGCTCGCCCGGCGGCGTGCCGCCCGACGGCGGCctgcgcgccgcgccgccgtcGCCCAGCCAGCTCTGTGCCGTGTGCGGCGACACCGCCGCCTGCCAACATTACGGCGTTAGAACTTGCGAAGGTTGCAAAGGCTTCTTCAAACGGACTGTCCAAAAAGGATCCAAATACGTTTGTCTAGCGGAAAAATCTTGCCCCGTAGATAAAAGAAGACGGAATAGATGTCAATTTTGTCGATTCCAAAAATGTCTTAACGTCGGAATGGTCAAGGAAGTCGTACGAACAGATTCATTAAAAGGAAGACGAGGAAGGTTACCTTCGAAGCCAAAATGCCCACAAGAATCGCCCCCGAGTCCGCCCATTTCTCTGATTACCGCCCTCGTAAGAGCGCACGTAGACACTTCGCCAGACTTTTCTAATCTTGATTATTCTCAGTACAGAGAACCTAACATCATGGAACCGCTGATGTCCGACTCGGAAGTAATTCAGCAATTCTATTCAATCCTTACGACATCGATCGATATGATAAAGGTTTTCGCCGAAAAGGTTCCTGGGTATGCAGAACTGTGCGTGGAAGATCGTGATCAACTTTTCGCTTCAGCGCGGCTTGAACTGTTCGTATTGAGACTTGCATACCGCACGAGGCCCGAGGATACGAAGCTAACTTTTTGCAACGGTCTAGTCCTCGACAAGCGACAGTGCCAGCGATCGTTCGGAGACTGGCTGCACGCGGTGCTGGACTTCAGCAACACACTGCACTCAATGGACATCGACATTTCGACCTTCGCGTGCTTGTGCGCCCTCACTCTTATAACag AGAGGCACGGGTTAAAAGAGACGCGGCGGGTGGAAGAGCTGCAGATGCGGATCATCGGGTGCCTGCGCGCGCACATGCCgcacggcggcggcggcggcgcgggcggcggcggcgcgccgcaCTTCTCGCGCGTGCTGGGCGCGCTGCCCGAGCTGCGCTCGCTGTCCGTGCAGGGCCTGCAGCGCATCTTCTACCTGAAGCTCGAGGACCTGGTGCCCGCGCCGCCCCTCATAGAGAACATGTTCCGCGCCAGCCTGCCTTTCTAA
- the LOC125227352 gene encoding probable nuclear hormone receptor HR38 isoform X3 produces MFAEGPSAIEPRSPNAFTSNSTSMLLLQTHSNYGSSFTDLLSPQYQDDSSEILEENLDPFPDVEFHAPIPPEIKSHRTTPVSETPSPTLGPALPSFEETYSVRYPKPEMAEFGLKMEEDCYNVSAYSHQGHASTHVLYQYQPSIPYVPSPYYAPPQQCSPTFDTGGVAHNQDSYSLPPFSSSVDLHVTTDQNRQRRASLPVQRSESNSSNDSPKLHGPKVHCMQASAPSSASSSPGGVPPDGGLRAAPPSPSQLCAVCGDTAACQHYGVRTCEGCKGFFKRTVQKGSKYVCLAEKSCPVDKRRRNRCQFCRFQKCLNVGMVKEVVRTDSLKGRRGRLPSKPKCPQESPPSPPISLITALVRAHVDTSPDFSNLDYSQYREPNIMEPLMSDSEVIQQFYSILTTSIDMIKVFAEKVPGYAELCVEDRDQLFASARLELFVLRLAYRTRPEDTKLTFCNGLVLDKRQCQRSFGDWLHAVLDFSNTLHSMDIDISTFACLCALTLITERHGLKETRRVEELQMRIIGCLRAHMPHGGGGGAGGGGAPHFSRVLGALPELRSLSVQGLQRIFYLKLEDLVPAPPLIENMFRASLPF; encoded by the exons ATGTTCGCCGAGG GGCCGAGCGCCATAGAGCCGCGCTCGCCAAACGCTTTCACGTCCAACTCTACCAGCATGCTACTGCTGCAGACACAC AGCAACTACGGTTCGTCCTTCACTGATTTACTGTCACCTCAATATCAAGACGATTCTTCGGAGATCTTAGAAGAAAACTTAGATCCATTTCCGGACGTCGAGTTTCACGCTCCGATCCCACCTGAAATCAAATCGCATCGCACCACTCCAGTGAGCGAGACCCCCTCGCCGACGCTCGGCCCGGCCCTGCCTAGTTTTGAAGAGACTTATTCAGTTCGCTACCCGAAACCAGAGATGGCCGAATTCGGTTTAAAAATGGAGGAAGACTGCTACAACGTCAGTGCGTATTCCCATCAGGGACACGCTTCTACGCACGTCTTATACCAATACCAACCTTCAATTCCTTATGTTCCTTCGCCATATTACGCACCGCCACAACAGTGCAGTCCTACGTTCGACACTGGCGGCGTGGCCCATAATCAAGACTCATATTCACTGCCCCCATTTTCGAGCTCCGTCGATTTACATGTGACCACGGACCAGAATCGACAGAGAAGAGCCTCGCTGCCAGTACAGCGATCAGAATCTAATAGTTCCAATGACAGCCCGAAGCTTCACGGACCAAAAGTGCACTGTATGCAGGCGTCGGCGCCGAGCTCGGCGTCCAGCTCGCCCGGCGGCGTGCCGCCCGACGGCGGCctgcgcgccgcgccgccgtcGCCCAGCCAGCTCTGTGCCGTGTGCGGCGACACCGCCGCCTGCCAACATTACGGCGTTAGAACTTGCGAAGGTTGCAAAGGCTTCTTCAAACGGACTGTCCAAAAAGGATCCAAATACGTTTGTCTAGCGGAAAAATCTTGCCCCGTAGATAAAAGAAGACGGAATAGATGTCAATTTTGTCGATTCCAAAAATGTCTTAACGTCGGAATGGTCAAGGAAGTCGTACGAACAGATTCATTAAAAGGAAGACGAGGAAGGTTACCTTCGAAGCCAAAATGCCCACAAGAATCGCCCCCGAGTCCGCCCATTTCTCTGATTACCGCCCTCGTAAGAGCGCACGTAGACACTTCGCCAGACTTTTCTAATCTTGATTATTCTCAGTACAGAGAACCTAACATCATGGAACCGCTGATGTCCGACTCGGAAGTAATTCAGCAATTCTATTCAATCCTTACGACATCGATCGATATGATAAAGGTTTTCGCCGAAAAGGTTCCTGGGTATGCAGAACTGTGCGTGGAAGATCGTGATCAACTTTTCGCTTCAGCGCGGCTTGAACTGTTCGTATTGAGACTTGCATACCGCACGAGGCCCGAGGATACGAAGCTAACTTTTTGCAACGGTCTAGTCCTCGACAAGCGACAGTGCCAGCGATCGTTCGGAGACTGGCTGCACGCGGTGCTGGACTTCAGCAACACACTGCACTCAATGGACATCGACATTTCGACCTTCGCGTGCTTGTGCGCCCTCACTCTTATAACag AGAGGCACGGGTTAAAAGAGACGCGGCGGGTGGAAGAGCTGCAGATGCGGATCATCGGGTGCCTGCGCGCGCACATGCCgcacggcggcggcggcggcgcgggcggcggcggcgcgccgcaCTTCTCGCGCGTGCTGGGCGCGCTGCCCGAGCTGCGCTCGCTGTCCGTGCAGGGCCTGCAGCGCATCTTCTACCTGAAGCTCGAGGACCTGGTGCCCGCGCCGCCCCTCATAGAGAACATGTTCCGCGCCAGCCTGCCTTTCTAA
- the LOC125227352 gene encoding probable nuclear hormone receptor HR38 isoform X4 → MLLLQTHSNYGSSFTDLLSPQYQDDSSEILEENLDPFPDVEFHAPIPPEIKSHRTTPVSETPSPTLGPALPSFEETYSVRYPKPEMAEFGLKMEEDCYNVSAYSHQGHASTHVLYQYQPSIPYVPSPYYAPPQQCSPTFDTGGVAHNQDSYSLPPFSSSVDLHVTTDQNRQRRASLPVQRSESNSSNDSPKLHGPKVHCMQASAPSSASSSPGGVPPDGGLRAAPPSPSQLCAVCGDTAACQHYGVRTCEGCKGFFKRTVQKGSKYVCLAEKSCPVDKRRRNRCQFCRFQKCLNVGMVKEVVRTDSLKGRRGRLPSKPKCPQESPPSPPISLITALVRAHVDTSPDFSNLDYSQYREPNIMEPLMSDSEVIQQFYSILTTSIDMIKVFAEKVPGYAELCVEDRDQLFASARLELFVLRLAYRTRPEDTKLTFCNGLVLDKRQCQRSFGDWLHAVLDFSNTLHSMDIDISTFACLCALTLITERHGLKETRRVEELQMRIIGCLRAHMPHGGGGGAGGGGAPHFSRVLGALPELRSLSVQGLQRIFYLKLEDLVPAPPLIENMFRASLPF, encoded by the exons ATGCTACTGCTGCAGACACAC AGCAACTACGGTTCGTCCTTCACTGATTTACTGTCACCTCAATATCAAGACGATTCTTCGGAGATCTTAGAAGAAAACTTAGATCCATTTCCGGACGTCGAGTTTCACGCTCCGATCCCACCTGAAATCAAATCGCATCGCACCACTCCAGTGAGCGAGACCCCCTCGCCGACGCTCGGCCCGGCCCTGCCTAGTTTTGAAGAGACTTATTCAGTTCGCTACCCGAAACCAGAGATGGCCGAATTCGGTTTAAAAATGGAGGAAGACTGCTACAACGTCAGTGCGTATTCCCATCAGGGACACGCTTCTACGCACGTCTTATACCAATACCAACCTTCAATTCCTTATGTTCCTTCGCCATATTACGCACCGCCACAACAGTGCAGTCCTACGTTCGACACTGGCGGCGTGGCCCATAATCAAGACTCATATTCACTGCCCCCATTTTCGAGCTCCGTCGATTTACATGTGACCACGGACCAGAATCGACAGAGAAGAGCCTCGCTGCCAGTACAGCGATCAGAATCTAATAGTTCCAATGACAGCCCGAAGCTTCACGGACCAAAAGTGCACTGTATGCAGGCGTCGGCGCCGAGCTCGGCGTCCAGCTCGCCCGGCGGCGTGCCGCCCGACGGCGGCctgcgcgccgcgccgccgtcGCCCAGCCAGCTCTGTGCCGTGTGCGGCGACACCGCCGCCTGCCAACATTACGGCGTTAGAACTTGCGAAGGTTGCAAAGGCTTCTTCAAACGGACTGTCCAAAAAGGATCCAAATACGTTTGTCTAGCGGAAAAATCTTGCCCCGTAGATAAAAGAAGACGGAATAGATGTCAATTTTGTCGATTCCAAAAATGTCTTAACGTCGGAATGGTCAAGGAAGTCGTACGAACAGATTCATTAAAAGGAAGACGAGGAAGGTTACCTTCGAAGCCAAAATGCCCACAAGAATCGCCCCCGAGTCCGCCCATTTCTCTGATTACCGCCCTCGTAAGAGCGCACGTAGACACTTCGCCAGACTTTTCTAATCTTGATTATTCTCAGTACAGAGAACCTAACATCATGGAACCGCTGATGTCCGACTCGGAAGTAATTCAGCAATTCTATTCAATCCTTACGACATCGATCGATATGATAAAGGTTTTCGCCGAAAAGGTTCCTGGGTATGCAGAACTGTGCGTGGAAGATCGTGATCAACTTTTCGCTTCAGCGCGGCTTGAACTGTTCGTATTGAGACTTGCATACCGCACGAGGCCCGAGGATACGAAGCTAACTTTTTGCAACGGTCTAGTCCTCGACAAGCGACAGTGCCAGCGATCGTTCGGAGACTGGCTGCACGCGGTGCTGGACTTCAGCAACACACTGCACTCAATGGACATCGACATTTCGACCTTCGCGTGCTTGTGCGCCCTCACTCTTATAACag AGAGGCACGGGTTAAAAGAGACGCGGCGGGTGGAAGAGCTGCAGATGCGGATCATCGGGTGCCTGCGCGCGCACATGCCgcacggcggcggcggcggcgcgggcggcggcggcgcgccgcaCTTCTCGCGCGTGCTGGGCGCGCTGCCCGAGCTGCGCTCGCTGTCCGTGCAGGGCCTGCAGCGCATCTTCTACCTGAAGCTCGAGGACCTGGTGCCCGCGCCGCCCCTCATAGAGAACATGTTCCGCGCCAGCCTGCCTTTCTAA